Within the Streptomyces sp. NBC_00353 genome, the region GTGCGGAGCAAGAGCCTGTTTTCGGCCTGGGGGCTGTCCCGACGTTCCTGGTGGATCACCGCGCGGCGTCGGATGCGGTGCATCGTAGGGCGGAGGGACATCCGCATACGGGATGTATTCGGGCGTTCCGACCACGCGGCGAGGCGCCGTAGCTGCCGTCGCGCGCCCGCCAGGGATCACAGGACAGCCCTTAGGCTCGTCGCATGGTGCAGAGCAAGGCTGAAGATGTCGACGGATACCTGGCCGAGATCCCGCAGGAGCGCCAGGAGGCCCTGGGCAGACTGCGGCAGATGTGCCGTCAGGAACTCGAAGGCTTCGTCGAGGTGATGGCGTACGGGATGCCCGCCTACGAGCGCAACGGCGTCGGCGAGGTCGCCTTCGCCAGCCAGAAGAACTACATCTCCTTCTACTTGCTGCGCTCCGACGTCCGCGAGGCCTTCGAGGAGCGGCTGGCCGGATACGACATGGGCAAGGCGTGCCTGCGCTTCCGCAAGCCGGAGAACATCGACTTCGACCTGGTGCGCGACCTGTTGCGAGCCACGGCGGCCGGACCGGGCACGGTCTGCTGAGGAAGCCCCCGGGCCCTGGCGAGCGTCCGTGGAAGCCGCTCGCACCAGCCGGATCACCTCATGGCCGGAGGCACCCCGCCGCCCCGATTGCGTACGGTCGATTCATGACGACCGACCACGAGTCCGCGCTCGACCTCGACGCGTACCTCGCCCGTATCGGCTGGAACG harbors:
- a CDS encoding iron chaperone encodes the protein MVQSKAEDVDGYLAEIPQERQEALGRLRQMCRQELEGFVEVMAYGMPAYERNGVGEVAFASQKNYISFYLLRSDVREAFEERLAGYDMGKACLRFRKPENIDFDLVRDLLRATAAGPGTVC